In Oncorhynchus gorbuscha isolate QuinsamMale2020 ecotype Even-year linkage group LG03, OgorEven_v1.0, whole genome shotgun sequence, the DNA window CAGCCTCGATggtacagtacagagcagtacAGAGAACCAGGGAGACACTCTCAATGATACATTCAGCCCGCAGTTAATACTGTGCTGATGATACTGTACTCTGAAGCTATGTTaaatctctgctctctctccccctctcagacATAGCCCACACCAGGGGTCCAGTGGACGGAAGTCTGTACGCCCAGATAAAGAAGCGTCTCTCAGCCCCAGGCTCTGGCTCCCTGACCTCTACCAATGGCAGTCCAGCAGGCACCAGCGAGGAGAGGCCCATTCAGAGCCAGCTGCTCTCTCCCAGCTctgactctctcactcactccggCCACTCGTCTGCCCTCCCAGAGCATCCAGAGGAGTCCAGAGGGCTCCCGCCACCCACccggcaggagagagaggacctgGACCGACTGCTGGGGGGCATCGAGGGGGAGAGGGACGgcctggacagagagagggagactgccATCCTGGACGATGGGGACTTGTCGTCTGAGCATACAGGCACCCTGAGGCTCGACCGCTCCAGTTCTTGCCAGGTGGACTACCACTCCCAGCGCTGTGCCGAGCCCGGCTGTGACCGACTCCACCTCATGTCCAGTGGCTACTGCCGGGACAGAGCTCCGGCAACCAACGGCCACCCTGGGTCACCGCCCTTGACTAACCCTGCCACCGTCCCCTCACACATGGACCTGTGTCAGCACTACAGCCCACACCCTCAACCCCATCAGGCCCTGCCTCCCCCTGACCTGGTATGGAACCGCCAACAGGGCCCTCCACACTACCTGCACCGTGAGGGACCCTCTCGTCACCCCTCTCTGTGCCCCTATCCATCCCAGGACCTGACCTCTCACCCCCACATCCTTCATCCCGGGCGCCTGCTCTGTAGAAGTGATGACTATGGTCCGTACCAccaccctccctcacacacacaccatcaccctCACCACCCCAAGTCCTCCGGGTCCTACCAAGATATGCTGCTGCTGGATGGCATGCCGCCCCCTGGCTGCCCCTGCCGGGACTGCCTCATCAGGAGGGAGGATTCAGCCTTCCACGGCCTGCGGCTGGAGCGAGGAGAGAGCTTCCActgggacagagaggcagaactgCAGCATCGGGAAGCAGGGCTAAGGAGAGTAAGGGAGTCTGAGCTGCCTAGAGGGGCAGAGATGCactgggagagggaggcagggggactGAGAAGAGGCAGGGAGATGTCACTGcactgggagagagacagggaggcagcGCTCCAatgggagagggaggcagggggactGAGAAGAGGCAGGGAGATGTCACTGcactgggagagagacagggaggcagagctCCAATGGGAGACGGAGAGAAAGTCCGACCATTGGCACCGGAGGGCCTACAGGCTTCAGGACCATGAGCTACCTGCCTTCTCCTTTGACCCTCTGCCGTCCGGCCACCCTGCGTACCCAGAGGCGTCTCGCTCCCACGGCCACGCCCACCTGGACCTGAagtacagcagcagcagcagcagtggctacCAGACCCCGCACCAGGTCTGCCTCTGCTCCCACTACCAGCCCTCCCCCTCTGAGAGCAGGGGTTATGCCTCAGGTTACCAGTCTGAGTCCacctcccctctgccccctccctccaccctgtcaGGCCCCTGCAGCCACACCAGAGGGCCAGCAGACCACCACCCCGAAGCCCACACTCAGCAGTACCCATCTGAGAGCCAGACAGGTGAGACAACCCCCACTGGGGGCTTGTATAAGACGATTTCATGAAATACATTTCAACCAATGTAGGAAATCATTATTCAACTGACAGTTCTGTCACATaaagtcattgtctctgttctctgtcttccATAAGATGGAAGGGGGATGAGTGAGAACGTGAGTTGGCGGGACCACATCTCCCAGGGTTCCTTCAAGAGGATGCATCCTTCAAGAGATGTCCCGTGTTCCACGCCCTCTGACCTCTCTAGGCCGCCCACCCCTGTTCTCACCAGCAGCCCTCTGTGCACACAAGAAAGGTGCCTATTCTGTTGTCTTCTTTTTAACATCTGCAAAAGGCACATATCAGAAATGAAACATTCCAACATTACATGTAAGAATATATTGCATACCTCTTTAATATGACTTTCTGTTTGTTTCAGCCTCAGTCTAGGTGTGCACTCACTAGTTGGATCGACTGACATAGTCAACAGTGACTGTGAGTCTGTCCAGTCTCAGGATAGGCCCAGCAGTGCTGCTGCTCAGGGGTCGCAGGTCAACCAGCAACACATCCCTGACCCTTTACAGTCTACATCCGTGACACCCACACCTTCCCCCACCCAACCCAACAGCCACTGGACCACACTGACAGCAACACAACCACCCTCACCCTACCAGCCCCAGAACCACAGCGCTACATCTTCACCCTACCAGCCCCAGAACCACAGTGCTACATCTTCACCCCACCAGTCCCAGAACCACAGTGCTACATCTTCACCCTACCAGCCCCAGAACCACAGTGCTACATCTTCACCCCACCAGTCCCAGAACCACAGTGCTACATCTTCACCCCACCAGCCCCAGAACCACAGTGCTACATCTTCACCCCACCAGTCCCAGAACCACAGTGCTACATCTTCACCCTACCAGCCCCAGAACCACAGCGCTACATCTTCACCCCACCAGCCCCAGAACCACAGTGCTACATCTTCACCCCACCAGCCCCAGAACCACAGCGCTACATCTTCACCCTACCAGCCCCAGAACCACAGTGCTACATCTTCACCCCACCAGTCCCAGAACCACAGTGCTACACCTTCACCCCAACAGCCCCAGAACCACAGCGCTACATCTTCTCCCCACCAGCCCCAGAACCACAGAGCTACATCTTCACCCCACCAGCCCCAGAACCACAATGCTATATCTTCACCCCACCAGCCCCAGAACCACAGTGCTACATCTTCACCCCACCAGCCCCAGAACCACATTGCTACATCTTCACCCCACCAGCCCCAGAACCACAGTGCTACATCTTCACCCCACCAGCCCCAGAACCACAGTGCTACATCTTCACCCCACCAGCCCCAGAACCACAGTGCTACACCTTCACCCCACCAGCCCCAAAACCACAGTACTACACCTTCACCCCACCAGCCCCAGAACCACAGTGCTACATCTTCACCCCACCAGCCCCAGAACCACAGTGCTACATCTTCACCCCACCAGCCCCAGAACTACATTGCTACATCTTCACCCTCAACTACAACCAGCCAGCCCAGCAACCACTGCCACCCTGCTACACCCACTCAGACACCCACTGAGAAAGCTAGCCTAACTGGTCCAAAGACCACCCATCCTACAGAGACTGCTGTACTGCCTCCTGTTGCCCAGCCCCAGTTCCAGTCCCCCAACCCTGTACCTGGAGCATGTCCACTCAGGAAACTGACCACAGAGGTCCCTAAATCCAGCTCCACCCTCACCTCGGCCCCTTCCTCCCCCCAGCCTCCCATCAGCAGTTTGGAGGGGTTCCCCTCCTCAGAGCCTCCTGTGCCCGGCTTCGCCACCCTGGGCCGGAGGTTGATGCTGGTCACTGAGCCCCCAGGACCCCTGCAGCACTACCCTGGCATGGAGGGCAGCACCAGTGGACACTCTCCAGCCCCTGAGGTACACACCACCCCCACATTCCCCATCTCTGCATCAGTCCCACATGTGCCATACTTGAGCTACACTGCTGTCACCATCCCCCAGTGCCCACACCCAGAGAAACGGGGTCAGTCTGCCCAGCCAGGGTCGCCTAATTGCGGGGTGAGGACCCTGAGGCCAACCCCCTCACAGCACCATGTCACCTTCTCTCCAACGGTGGGGGAGATGGCACCCCCTGCAGGCCAAGAGGAGGGAGTGCTATCTCTGGAGAGTGAGATGGCAGGCAGAGTCAGTGTTACGTTTGTCCAGGACAACTCACGCTTCTGGTACAAGCCTGGCATCTCCAGGGACCAAGGTAACTTCAGTTACAGTTTTACTTTTCATAAAGGAAGCAGACTTTTATGCAATATGCATGAACATTTTTCATGTCTATTTTCTCTATTCCTGAAGCCATTGCTGCGCTGAAGGAGAGAGAACCAGGGGCCTTTCTTATCCGGGACAGTAACTCCTTCCAGGGAGCCTATGGCCTGGCGCTGAAAGTGGCCACCCCGCCCGCTAACCTCAACAacccctgcagcagaggtataACTCAACGAATGCCCCTTGCCTACATCTCAACCACCTAGATTTATTTGACACAAAGCACTTCAATTTCTGCTAGCTAGTAATGTTctccctgtaacacacacacacagtggtcgaTCCATTAGAGCAGCTGGTGCGACACTTCCTGATTGAGACGGGCCCCCGTGGAGTGAAGATCAAAGGGTGTCAGAATGAGCCCCACTTTGGTGAGCTGTTCATAATGAATAGGATGCTCTCCGTTTTGGGCTACATTGTTCGTTTTCAGTCATTTCAAGTGATATGTTCTATAGTTGTTCTGCCCAATGGAGAATTTactctaatgtgtgtgtgtgtgtgtgtgtgtgtgtgtgtgtgtgtgtgtgtgtgtgtgtgtgtgtgtgtgtgtgtgtgtgtgtgtgtgtgtgtgtgtgtgtgtgtgtgtgtgtgtgtgtgtgtgtgtgtgtgtgtgtgtgtgtgtgtgtgtgtgtgtgtgtgtgtgtgtacgtgcgtgttcCACAGGGAGTTTGTCTGCATTAGTATaccagcactccatcactcccatctctcttccctgTTCCCTACGGATCCCAGAGAAAGGTCAGCAGCAACATCCCAACAACCCATTATGGGCTGTAATGAGTTGGCCTACTAACACTCAACATCCCAACAACCCATTATGGGCTGTAATGAGTTGGCCTACTGACACTCAACATCCCAACAACCCATTATGGGCTGTAATGAGTTGGCCTACTAACACTCAACATCCCAACAACCCATTATGGGCTGTAATGAGTTGGCCTACTGACACTCAACATCCCAACAACCCATTATGGGCTGTAATGAGTTGGCCTACTGACACTCAACATCCCAACAACCCATTATGGGCTGTAATGAGTTGGCCTACTGACACTCAACATCCCAACAACCCATGATAGACTGTAATGAGTTGGCCTACTGACACTCAACATCCCAACAACCCATTATGGGCTGTAATGAGTTGGCCTACTGACACTCAACATCCCAACAACCCATGATAGACTGTAATGAGTTGGCCTACTGACACTCAACATCCCAACAACCCATTATGGACTGTAATGAGTTGGCCTACTGACACTCAACATCCCAACAACCCATTATGGGCTGTAATGAGTTGGCCTACTGACACTCAACATCCCAACAACCCATGATAGACTGTAATGAGTTGGCCTACTAACACTCAACATCCCAACAACCCATTATGGGCTGTAATGAGTTGGCCTACTGACACTCAACATCCCAACAACCCATTATGGGCTGTAATGAGTTGGCCTACTAACACTCAACATCCCAACAACCCATTATGGGCTGTAATGAGTTGGCCTACTGACACTCAACATCCCAACAACCCATTATGGGCTGTAATGAGTTGGCCTACTGACACTCAACATCCCAACAACCCATTATGGGCTGTAATGAGTTGGCCTACTGACACTCAACATCCCAACAACCCATGATAGACTGTAATGAGTTGGCCTACTGACACTCAACATCCCAACAACCCATTATGGGCTGTAATGAGTTGGCCTACTGACACTCAACATCCCAACAACCCATGATAGACTGTAATGAGTTGGCCTACTGACACTCAACATCCCAACAACCCATTATGGACTGTAATGAGTTGGCCTACTGACACTCAACATCCCAACAACCCATTATGGGCTGTAATGAGTTGGCCTACTGACACTCAACATCCCAACAACCCATGATAGACTGTAATGAGTTGGCCTACTAACACTCAACATCCCAACAACCCATTATGGGCTGTAATGAGTTGGCCTACTGACACTCAACATCCCAACAACCCATGATAGACTGTAATGAGTTGGCCTACTGACACTCAACATCCCAACAACCCATGATAGACTGTAATGAGTTGGCCTACTGACACTCAACATCCCAACAACCCATGATAGACTGTAATGAGTTGGCCTACTGACACTCAACATCCCAACAACCATGATAGACTGTAATGAGTTGGCCTACTGACACTCAACATCCCAACAACCCATTATGGGCTGTAATGAGTTGGCCTACTGACACTCAACATCCCAACAACCCATGATAGACTGTAATGAGTTGGCCTACTGACACTCAACATCCCAACAACCCATTATGGACTGTAATGACAGCCTACTAAAGAACCAGTCCACACCTAAGTACAATAAGCAGTTTTCTAACCATTGATGCTAAGTACCCTCTCACAATCAAATCACGAGACAATTTCTGCTGAAAATGCAAATAATTACTGACTTCTGGCCTGGTGGGAACATTTCCAGCCATGCCCTCCTGATGGAGACAGAGTATATGATGCCCTCCTGATGGAGACAGAGTATATGATGCCCTCCTGATGGAGACAGAGTATATGATGCCTTCCTGATGGAGACAGAGTATATGATGCCCTCCTGATGGAGACAGAGTATATGATGCCCTCCTGATGGAGACAGAGTATATGATGCCCTCCTGATGGAGACAGAGTATATGATGCCTTCCTGATGGAGACAGAGTATATGATGCCCTCCTGATGGAGACAGAGTATATGATGCCCTCCTGATGGAGACAGAGCATATGATGCCCTCCTGATGGAGACAGAGCATATGATGCCCTCTTGATGGAGACAAAGTATATGATGCCCTCTTGTTTACATCTCTGTGTTGTAGATCCCATTGGAGAAATGCAGGAGCTGCAGTCGACTGCTAGTAACATGAGCACAGCTTCAGACCTGCTCAAACAGGGTGCAGGTGAGTTCCATGAATCAGTTATCATAATGTTCAATCACTAATGGCTGCATTCCTGCTGTTGTTGGTGAGAGACCCTGTTGTGTGTGACATCTATGATCACCACAGTGCTCTAAAGTGATCCCCATCGTTACATCCCTGTTTGTCTGAGTGGTAACTGTCCcgccccaccccctctcttctccagcctgtaATGTGCTTTACCTGAACTCTGTGGAGACTGAGTCACTGACCGGACCCCAGGCCATCTCCAGAGCAACCGGAGCCACCCTGGCACAGAATCCCCGGCCAGCGGCCACAGTGGTCCACTTCAAAGTGTCCTCACAGGGCATCACACTGACCGACAGCCAGCGCAGGTAACATGACCACTGACCAGTTCATATGGTCTACATTTCTGAGGCCCATCACCCATATTCATTAGCGATAAGTAAAGAAAATTGGAAGAAAGGTTTGCATGGATGTATTGTGGTAGATTAGTGGAGATGGTTGGGATATCAATGGTCACACtgaatggtctgtctgtctgtctatctatctatagggTGTTCTTCAGGAGACACTACCCAGTCAACAGTGTGACCTTCAGCAGCATCGACCCCCAGGACAGGAGGTGGgcactggagccagccagcacAGAACACAACCTAATCACAACCACGGTCAACCCAGATATGACAGATAGGCTGTAGATCCTACTGAAGACTGAGATGTTATTGAAACCAGTGCCAGGCAGTATCACATCAGTACTATAGCCTCAATATAATATAAACATTCTGAccacacagtattacatcagtactaTATCCTCAATATAATGGAAACATTCTGAccacacagtattacatcagtactaTATCCTCAATATAATGGAAACATTCTGAccacacagtattacatcagtactaTATCCTCAATATAATGGAAACATTCTGAccacacagtattacatcagtactaTAGCCTCAATATAATGGAATCATTCTGACCACAAAGTGTATCTACACCATCCATTTAAATAAAAGAATACAGGCATTTCAATCATCACCACATTTCATCTTGCTGTAAACCTGTGCATGGATCTGTATGAgcttgaattgtgtgtgtgtgtgtgtgtgtgtgtgtgtgtgtgtgtgtgtgtgtgtgtgtgtgtgtgtgtgtgtgtgtgtgtgtgtgtgtgtgtgtgtgtgtgtgtgtgtgtgtgtgtgtgtgtgtgtgtgtgtgtgtgtgtgtgtgtgtgtgtgtgtgtgtgtgtgtgcgtgtgcgtgtgtgtgtgtgtgcatgagtgtgtgagatggagagagtgtgtgcgtgtgtgcatgtgagatggagagagtgtgtggtatGTGTATAACTGGGTATTGCAGGCCTTGGCTGTGAACGTCAGCTGTACCTATGCCTCTATGCTTGTTTGagagctctgtctgtctctttgctTCAGGTGGACTAACTCAGACAGCACAACTTCTAAGTAAGTGCTCTACGTGTCTGGACATGTTGGTTTTGGAGCATTTAATGTGTGTTGACAATGTTTGATTACCTGCATGGCATCTTATTGCTTCTGTGCCTTGGCCGTCATCCCGGTAAATATCTGTGGAACATGAACACAGTCTCAAATTCATGTTCACAAATATCTATGCTCACAGTTCCTGTTTTATGCCAATTTACGAAATCTGTGGGGTTTGatgatttttaaaatatattgtattgtagctTAGGAGATATTATGCTAACGTGATCAACCATCCTGAACGCTGGTCTCTCGTTTCGTTTCACCTCACTGAATCTGAGCGGGCGAAACAGAATGGAAGCTTGTGAGATCAGAATGGTTGAACAAGGCAAATATTATCGTACCTTCTACTACAGTAACTGTAATTACCTGGCCCATACTTTAGTCTCACCCTGTTTCCTTCTCAAGAGTTGATCAAAGAGGTCTCAGTCGTCATATCAAACCACTAAGAATGGGCATCACCATGAGTGTGTATTAAGTGTGTAtttctcccccctctatctctttcctttctcctctctcctcctcctgttcaaTAGGGTGTTTGGGTTTGTAGCCAAGAAGCCAGGCAGCATGGCAGAGAACGTGTGTCATCTGTTTGCCGAGCTCGACCCGGAGCAGCCTGCCTCAGCCATCGTCAACTTCATCAACAAGGTGATGTTAGGGCCGCAgcgcaggtagagagacagaaaaggaccAAGCCAGGGACCTGTCACCGCAACAACACTGTCACAACTCCTAAAGAGAATCAGGAGCCTACAGAAATGCTTTACAGACCCATAAAGGACCAGTGGTGGTGGCATCTTTTCAAAGACTGAGTTTTGACCCCAAAGGCTCAACATTTTAAACATGACTGCCATTTTGAATTATAATCTAACTGTAATCGTTGTTACTATTCTAATGTCTATAATGCCGCCATTGATAGTTGCCTTCGAGATACCAAAGCTTTGTT includes these proteins:
- the LOC124032341 gene encoding tensin-2-like isoform X3 — protein: MGCVLTAEPCCGEEAEPVPVVRRSLTRRGPERSNSGRMRLTKTGKGEPHVFKEKTFKKNRQCGVCRQSVDNTGSFCRVCKTATHKKCEAKVTTACIPALPSDLQGKGTAPSRHIQHLGSTRSLTYNKQRNTLSRSISVDRVMERVMERHYDFDLTYITERIISVFFPPLLDEQRYRLNLKEVTAMLRSKHQDKFLLFNLSERHHDITRMNPKVLDFGWPDFHAPPLDKICAMCKAMETWLTSDPQHVVVLHCKGNKGKTGVIIAAYMHYSKISAGADQALSTLAMRKFCEDKVSSSLQPSQNRYIYYFGGLLSGAIKMNSSLLLLHQVLIPTLPNFQGKGGYFPFLKIYQSMQLVYTSGIYDLKGSVGRRLCVTIEPALLLKGDIMVKCYHRPAQGAVRDTVFRLQFHTCTIHGAQLWFGKGELDEACTDERFPSDATVEFVFSSGPEKMKGREYQRNDPAVTVDYNTADPVVRWDSYENFNQRYQDSLDDIAHTRGPVDGSLYAQIKKRLSAPGSGSLTSTNGSPAGTSEERPIQSQLLSPSSDSLTHSGHSSALPEHPEESRGLPPPTRQEREDLDRLLGGIEGERDGLDRERETAILDDGDLSSEHTGTLRLDRSSSCQVDYHSQRCAEPGCDRLHLMSSGYCRDRAPATNGHPGSPPLTNPATVPSHMDLCQHYSPHPQPHQALPPPDLVWNRQQGPPHYLHREGPSRHPSLCPYPSQDLTSHPHILHPGRLLCRSDDYGPYHHPPSHTHHHPHHPKSSGSYQDMLLLDGMPPPGCPCRDCLIRREDSAFHGLRLERGESFHWDREAELQHREAGLRRVRESELPRGAEMHWEREAGGLRRGREMSLHWERDREAALQWEREAGGLRRGREMSLHWERDREAELQWETERKSDHWHRRAYRLQDHELPAFSFDPLPSGHPAYPEASRSHGHAHLDLKYSSSSSSGYQTPHQVCLCSHYQPSPSESRGYASGYQSESTSPLPPPSTLSGPCSHTRGPADHHPEAHTQQYPSESQTDGRGMSENVSWRDHISQGSFKRMHPSRDVPCSTPSDLSRPPTPVLTSSPLCTQESLSLGVHSLVGSTDIVNSDCESVQSQDRPSSAAAQGSQVNQQHIPDPLQSTSVTPTPSPTQPNSHWTTLTATQPPSPYQPQNHSATSSPYQPQNHSATSSPHQSQNHSATSSPYQPQNHSATSSPHQSQNHSATSSPHQPQNHSATSSPHQSQNHSATSSPYQPQNHSATSSPHQPQNHSATSSPHQPQNHSATSSPYQPQNHSATSSPHQSQNHSATPSPQQPQNHSATSSPHQPQNHRATSSPHQPQNHNAISSPHQPQNHSATSSPHQPQNHIATSSPHQPQNHSATSSPHQPQNHSATSSPHQPQNHSATPSPHQPQNHSTTPSPHQPQNHSATSSPHQPQNHSATSSPHQPQNYIATSSPSTTTSQPSNHCHPATPTQTPTEKASLTGPKTTHPTETAVLPPVAQPQFQSPNPVPGACPLRKLTTEVPKSSSTLTSAPSSPQPPISSLEGFPSSEPPVPGFATLGRRLMLVTEPPGPLQHYPGMEGSTSGHSPAPECPHPEKRGQSAQPGSPNCGVRTLRPTPSQHHVTFSPTVGEMAPPAGQEEGVLSLESEMAGRVSVTFVQDNSRFWYKPGISRDQAIAALKEREPGAFLIRDSNSFQGAYGLALKVATPPANLNNPCSRVVDPLEQLVRHFLIETGPRGVKIKGCQNEPHFGSLSALVYQHSITPISLPCSLRIPEKDPIGEMQELQSTASNMSTASDLLKQGAACNVLYLNSVETESLTGPQAISRATGATLAQNPRPAATVVHFKVSSQGITLTDSQRRVFFRRHYPVNSVTFSSIDPQDRRWTNSDSTTSKVFGFVAKKPGSMAENVCHLFAELDPEQPASAIVNFINKVMLGPQRR
- the LOC124032341 gene encoding tensin-2-like isoform X2 is translated as MGCVLTAEPCCGEEAEPVPVVRRSLTRRGPERSNSGRMRLTKTGKGEPHVFKEKTFKKNRQCGVCRQSVDNTGSFCRVCKTATHKKCEAKVTTACIPALPSDLQGKGTAPSRHIQHLGSTRSLTYNKQRNTLSRSISVDRVMERVMERHYDFDLTYITERIISVFFPPLLDEQRYRLNLKEVTAMLRSKHQDKFLLFNLSERHHDITRMNPKVLDFGWPDFHAPPLDKICAMCKAMETWLTSDPQHVVVLHCKGNKGKTGVIIAAYMHYSKISAGADQALSTLAMRKFCEDKVSSSLQPSQNRYIYYFGGLLSGAIKMNSSLLLLHQVLIPTLPNFQGKGGYFPFLKIYQSMQLVYTSGIYDLKGSVGRRLCVTIEPALLLKGDIMVKCYHRPAQGAVRDTVFRLQFHTCTIHGAQLWFGKGELDEACTDERFPSDATVEFVFSSGPEKMKGREYQRNDPAVTVDYNTADPVVRWDSYENFNQRYQDSLDDIAHTRGPVDGSLYAQIKKRLSAPGSGSLTSTNGSPAGTSEERPIQSQLLSPSSDSLTHSGHSSALPEHPEESRGLPPPTRQEREDLDRLLGGIEGERDGLDRERETAILDDGDLSSEHTGTLRLDRSSSCQVDYHSQRCAEPGCDRLHLMSSGYCRDRAPATNGHPGSPPLTNPATVPSHMDLCQHYSPHPQPHQALPPPDLVWNRQQGPPHYLHREGPSRHPSLCPYPSQDLTSHPHILHPGRLLCRSDDYGPYHHPPSHTHHHPHHPKSSGSYQDMLLLDGMPPPGCPCRDCLIRREDSAFHGLRLERGESFHWDREAELQHREAGLRRVRESELPRGAEMHWEREAGGLRRGREMSLHWERDREAALQWEREAGGLRRGREMSLHWERDREAELQWETERKSDHWHRRAYRLQDHELPAFSFDPLPSGHPAYPEASRSHGHAHLDLKYSSSSSSGYQTPHQVCLCSHYQPSPSESRGYASGYQSESTSPLPPPSTLSGPCSHTRGPADHHPEAHTQQYPSESQTDGRGMSENVSWRDHISQGSFKRMHPSRDVPCSTPSDLSRPPTPVLTSSPLCTQESLSLGVHSLVGSTDIVNSDCESVQSQDRPSSAAAQGSQVNQQHIPDPLQSTSVTPTPSPTQPNSHWTTLTATQPPSPYQPQNHSATSSPYQPQNHSATSSPHQSQNHSATSSPYQPQNHSATSSPHQSQNHSATSSPHQPQNHSATSSPHQSQNHSATSSPYQPQNHSATSSPHQPQNHSATSSPHQPQNHSATSSPYQPQNHSATSSPHQSQNHSATPSPQQPQNHSATSSPHQPQNHRATSSPHQPQNHNAISSPHQPQNHSATSSPHQPQNHIATSSPHQPQNHSATSSPHQPQNHSATSSPHQPQNHSATPSPHQPQNHSTTPSPHQPQNHSATSSPHQPQNHSATSSPHQPQNYIATSSPSTTTSQPSNHCHPATPTQTPTEKASLTGPKTTHPTETAVLPPVAQPQFQSPNPVPGACPLRKLTTEVPKSSSTLTSAPSSPQPPISSLEGFPSSEPPVPGFATLGRRLMLVTEPPGPLQHYPGMEGSTSGHSPAPEVHTTPTFPISASVPHVPYLSYTAVTIPQCPHPEKRGQSAQPGSPNCGVRTLRPTPSQHHVTFSPTVGEMAPPAGQEEGVLSLESEMAGRVSVTFVQDNSRFWYKPGISRDQAIAALKEREPGAFLIRDSNSFQGAYGLALKVATPPANLNNPCSRVVDPLEQLVRHFLIETGPRGVKIKGCQNEPHFGSLSALVYQHSITPISLPCSLRIPEKDPIGEMQELQSTASNMSTASDLLKQGAACNVLYLNSVETESLTGPQAISRATGATLAQNPRPAATVVHFKVSSQGITLTDSQRRVFFRRHYPVNSVTFSSIDPQDRRVFGFVAKKPGSMAENVCHLFAELDPEQPASAIVNFINKVMLGPQRR
- the LOC124032341 gene encoding tensin-2-like isoform X1 codes for the protein MGCVLTAEPCCGEEAEPVPVVRRSLTRRGPERSNSGRMRLTKTGKGEPHVFKEKTFKKNRQCGVCRQSVDNTGSFCRVCKTATHKKCEAKVTTACIPALPSDLQGKGTAPSRHIQHLGSTRSLTYNKQRNTLSRSISVDRVMERVMERHYDFDLTYITERIISVFFPPLLDEQRYRLNLKEVTAMLRSKHQDKFLLFNLSERHHDITRMNPKVLDFGWPDFHAPPLDKICAMCKAMETWLTSDPQHVVVLHCKGNKGKTGVIIAAYMHYSKISAGADQALSTLAMRKFCEDKVSSSLQPSQNRYIYYFGGLLSGAIKMNSSLLLLHQVLIPTLPNFQGKGGYFPFLKIYQSMQLVYTSGIYDLKGSVGRRLCVTIEPALLLKGDIMVKCYHRPAQGAVRDTVFRLQFHTCTIHGAQLWFGKGELDEACTDERFPSDATVEFVFSSGPEKMKGREYQRNDPAVTVDYNTADPVVRWDSYENFNQRYQDSLDDIAHTRGPVDGSLYAQIKKRLSAPGSGSLTSTNGSPAGTSEERPIQSQLLSPSSDSLTHSGHSSALPEHPEESRGLPPPTRQEREDLDRLLGGIEGERDGLDRERETAILDDGDLSSEHTGTLRLDRSSSCQVDYHSQRCAEPGCDRLHLMSSGYCRDRAPATNGHPGSPPLTNPATVPSHMDLCQHYSPHPQPHQALPPPDLVWNRQQGPPHYLHREGPSRHPSLCPYPSQDLTSHPHILHPGRLLCRSDDYGPYHHPPSHTHHHPHHPKSSGSYQDMLLLDGMPPPGCPCRDCLIRREDSAFHGLRLERGESFHWDREAELQHREAGLRRVRESELPRGAEMHWEREAGGLRRGREMSLHWERDREAALQWEREAGGLRRGREMSLHWERDREAELQWETERKSDHWHRRAYRLQDHELPAFSFDPLPSGHPAYPEASRSHGHAHLDLKYSSSSSSGYQTPHQVCLCSHYQPSPSESRGYASGYQSESTSPLPPPSTLSGPCSHTRGPADHHPEAHTQQYPSESQTDGRGMSENVSWRDHISQGSFKRMHPSRDVPCSTPSDLSRPPTPVLTSSPLCTQESLSLGVHSLVGSTDIVNSDCESVQSQDRPSSAAAQGSQVNQQHIPDPLQSTSVTPTPSPTQPNSHWTTLTATQPPSPYQPQNHSATSSPYQPQNHSATSSPHQSQNHSATSSPYQPQNHSATSSPHQSQNHSATSSPHQPQNHSATSSPHQSQNHSATSSPYQPQNHSATSSPHQPQNHSATSSPHQPQNHSATSSPYQPQNHSATSSPHQSQNHSATPSPQQPQNHSATSSPHQPQNHRATSSPHQPQNHNAISSPHQPQNHSATSSPHQPQNHIATSSPHQPQNHSATSSPHQPQNHSATSSPHQPQNHSATPSPHQPQNHSTTPSPHQPQNHSATSSPHQPQNHSATSSPHQPQNYIATSSPSTTTSQPSNHCHPATPTQTPTEKASLTGPKTTHPTETAVLPPVAQPQFQSPNPVPGACPLRKLTTEVPKSSSTLTSAPSSPQPPISSLEGFPSSEPPVPGFATLGRRLMLVTEPPGPLQHYPGMEGSTSGHSPAPEVHTTPTFPISASVPHVPYLSYTAVTIPQCPHPEKRGQSAQPGSPNCGVRTLRPTPSQHHVTFSPTVGEMAPPAGQEEGVLSLESEMAGRVSVTFVQDNSRFWYKPGISRDQAIAALKEREPGAFLIRDSNSFQGAYGLALKVATPPANLNNPCSRVVDPLEQLVRHFLIETGPRGVKIKGCQNEPHFGSLSALVYQHSITPISLPCSLRIPEKDPIGEMQELQSTASNMSTASDLLKQGAACNVLYLNSVETESLTGPQAISRATGATLAQNPRPAATVVHFKVSSQGITLTDSQRRVFFRRHYPVNSVTFSSIDPQDRRWTNSDSTTSKVFGFVAKKPGSMAENVCHLFAELDPEQPASAIVNFINKVMLGPQRR